One window from the genome of Anticarsia gemmatalis isolate Benzon Research Colony breed Stoneville strain chromosome 8, ilAntGemm2 primary, whole genome shotgun sequence encodes:
- the LOC142974700 gene encoding tudor domain-containing 6-like isoform X1 — protein sequence MSFVDLATLTMHRRNELEARLNIFNEKCDRAVDDIKKLKTKTQGFVLQLNCEPSELKERFLSCMKQLDEYMYLITDFNLAISKIDETGQIEYTPVHDTAKPLLPSTPPGPFNLIDALSEPAPSTSSACQNHCPPEKPKRVKVSKQDQSLIVFSSTSSSEETVQQVKNEVSVEVQCELSEELSNVKIEEPPSPLLADNSNLPAQTMLEADQVYEATIMHVDGAFFWVITDDPEEAQMLMIEMTKFYSENHKPITLAEVKALTCCAFYDDDSDCYYRGLFLKLAEGDNKTAEIFSVDTGEMRSAPVSCVQPLYSRFCDKPPYARCCHLAGVDQTSYHNKDLMEKQEEFMRGYIGTQCTIEVDDNTSESLGVYVVLSSGEVLNNMIVKQRLARPIDKAESPQPQHSREQSMHLPPPSDSESENTMGPEYDDALEAVTGYRNRDEAEICKHYKGGPEKYCFKGKKCTKRHVTMHPDGWTLDRVEVVAKCKSVALPAPDTWHKVLVTCVCHYDRVYVHLLGGQEKEEALPRFGVVLPPNTLSSLVKDMNSPAARAAYRPLTMTPALGELVAALYPLDGNWYRARVLSVTRADQSVEVIYVDYGTIMWVKEDQLRALDVRYLALPAQALRCVLAGVRARSHRSEQWAQAKRALSDMVLDKELDAHVVYVALLLLSSLCAGGRARALAPLGAVGAGQAGALRHGAGQGAGRACRVRSTVVT from the exons ACTCAAGGCTTTGTCCTACAGCTGAATTGTGAGCCGTCTGAACTCAAGGAGCGCTTCTTGAGCTGTATGAAGCAGCTGGATGAATACATGTATCTCATTACAGACTTTAACTTGGCTATATCTAAGATTG ATGAAACGGGTCAAATAGAATACACTCCAGTCCACGACACAGCAAAACCGCTTCTACCATCAACACCTCCGGGTCCCTTCAACCTGATTGATGCACTTAGTGAACCGGCACCGTCCACATCCTCCGCCTGTCAGAACCACTGCCCTCCAGAAAAGCCTAAGAGAGTGAAGGTCTCGAAACAAGACCAGTCTTTGATAGTGTTTTCTAGTACAAGTTCCTCTGAAGAGACTGTACAGCAAGTGAAGAATGAGGTGTCGGTTGAAGTGCAATGTGAATTGAGTGAGGAACTTAGTAATGTTAAGATTGAAG AGCCGCCGTCTCCTCTATTAGCGGACAACAGCAACCTGCCAGCACAGACAATGTTGGAGGCAGACCAGGTGTACGAAGCTACCATCATGCACGTCGACGGAGCGTTCTTCTGGGTCATCACCGACGATCCTGAGGAGGCGCAAAT GTTAATGATAGAGATGACAAAGTTCTACAGCGAGAACCACAAGCCTATAACCCTGGCGGAGGTGAAGGCACTCACGTGCTGCGCTTTCTATGACGACGATAGCGACTGCTATTATAGAGGACTGTTCCTTAAACTTGCTGAG GGTGACAATAAGACAGCGGAGATATTCTCAGTAGACACCGGTGAGATGCGCAGCGCGCCCGTGTCCTGCGTTCAGCCATTGTACTCGCGATTCTGTGACAAACCACCCTATGCGCGGTGCTGCCATCTAGCGGGG GTCGATCAAACCAGTTATCACAATAAAGATCTGATGGAAAAACAAGAGGAGTTCATGAGGGGATACATCGGCACTCAGTGCACCATTGAAGTAGACGATAA TACTTCGGAATCCCTAGGCGTGTACGTGGTCCTCTCATCGGGTGAAGTCCTCAACAATATGATCGTGAAGCAAAGATTAGCTCGAccaa TTGACAAGGCAGAGTCCCCTCAGCCGCAACACTCCCGAGAACAGTCCATGCACCTACCTCCGCCGAGCGACTCTGAGTCTGAGAACACCATGGGTCCCGAATACGACGATGCCTTGGAAGCAGTCACG GGTTATCGCAACCGCGATGAAGCGGAGATCTGCAAACATTACAAAGGAGGTCCTGAGAAGTATTGCTTCAAAGGAAAGAAATGTACCAAGAGACATGTCACTATGCATCCAG ACGGCTGGACTCTAGACCGTGTGGAAGTGGTGGCTAAGTGCAAGTCGGTGGCGCTGCCGGCGCCGGACACGTGGCACAAGGTGCTCGTCACGTGCGTGTGCCACTACGACAGAGTGTACGTGCACTTACTGGGGGGACAGGAGAAAG AGGAGGCGCTGCCCCGCTTCGGCGTGGTGCTACCGCCGAACACGCTGTCATCGCTCGTCAAAGACATGAACAGTCCCGCTGCACGTGCTGCTTACAGACCACTCACG ATGACTCCTGCGTTGGGCGAGCTCGTGGCCGCCCTGTACCCACTGGACGGCAACTGGTACCGCGCGCGTGTTCTGTCCGTCACACGAGCCGATCAAAGCGTTGag GTGATATACGTAGACTACGGCACGATCATGTGGGTGAAGGAGGACCAGCTGCGTGCGCTAGACGTCCGTTACCTGGCTCTGCCTGCGCAGGCTCTGCGCTGTGTGCTGGCGGGCGTGCGCGCGCGCTCGCACCGCTCGGAGCAGTGGGCGCAGGCCAAGCGGGCGCTCTCCGACATGGTGCTGGACAAGGAGCTGGACGCGCATGTCGTGTACGTAGcactgttgttacttagctctCTGTGTGCTGGCGGGCGTGCGCGCGCGCTCGCACCGCTCGGAGCAGTGGGCGCAGGCCAAGCGGGCGCTCTCCGACATGGTGCTGGACAAGGAGCTGGACGCGCATGTCGTGTACGTAGcactgttgttacttag